One Halostella limicola genomic window carries:
- a CDS encoding universal stress protein, translating to MIETVVIATDGSESVERAVDVALDLARRFDAAVHALYVVDESEVGSSPEAIREDMREALEESGEAALDDVRERAGGEVETVVREGRPAAEICTYARENDVDLVATGTRGRHGENRFLIGSVAERVVRSCPTPVLTVRQLGE from the coding sequence ATGATCGAGACGGTTGTCATCGCCACGGACGGTTCCGAGAGCGTCGAGCGGGCCGTCGACGTCGCGCTGGATCTCGCTCGGCGGTTCGACGCGGCCGTCCACGCGCTGTACGTCGTCGACGAGAGCGAGGTCGGCTCCTCGCCCGAGGCGATCCGGGAGGACATGCGCGAGGCGCTGGAGGAGAGCGGTGAGGCGGCGCTCGACGACGTCCGGGAGCGCGCGGGCGGCGAGGTGGAAACCGTCGTCCGGGAGGGGCGCCCGGCCGCGGAGATCTGTACCTACGCCCGGGAGAACGACGTCGACCTCGTCGCGACCGGCACCCGCGGCCGCCACGGCGAGAACCGGTTTCTCATCGGAAGCGTCGCCGAGCGGGTCGTCCGCTCCTGCCCCACCCCGGTGCTGACGGTGCGGCAGCTG